The following is a genomic window from Hypomesus transpacificus isolate Combined female chromosome 14, fHypTra1, whole genome shotgun sequence.
AACTGAAGGGCCAGTTGTACACTACGAACAAGGAGCATCAAATAACATGACCTGTCAGATAGATGTTTAGTAGCTGTCTGGATATTGCCACCAGACAGTTTCCTCTTAATGATCAAACAAAGCAGTATGTTTAAGGGCCGACCCAGCTACTTAGAGGGGGAAGGAACTTCCTTCCGTGAGTTGTTGTTATCCTGTAGAACTCCCGCTATCCAGATCATTTCAAGGGTAAAGAACTAATTCAACACAGTCGTCAAGTAAGGATACCATCCGGACTACACTTGTAACCTAACAGTGAGTGTTGCTCTCTGTGCTAGATAACATAGTTTTAGAAGTCTTTATTCTCACTTTTGAACGTTTTATAGTTCCTACAATCCATGATTTACCTTTTTGAGTACATTGTTGATAAAAGATAAGGGCACATTTTTAGGCAAGCTTTCATCTTTCAAATAACACTTTTCATATAATCTTTTACTCTTATACTCACTTTAGCTACTAAAAACCCTTCCAGGGCATCAGGGTCAGTGTATAGTTGAACTCTGTTTGTGAGTCCCAAGCTTTCAATGTTGACACATCCATACGTTAGTAAACTCTAACTCGACATGGTCTGCTTCCTACAGCTTGTATTTTACAGCCTATAATCTTAaaacaatcttttttttctgtttcttaaCCGTAGAAAACAGTTTGATCTGTGGATGAATCATGCTCTCAGTTGTAAGGTGCTATACCTGTCAGCACACCCTCAGGTTGTTTGCCATTGGCGGAGGCCTGTCTCTGCTAAGGCATGAACAGGTTTGCAGTGTGCGTGTGGAGTGAGGAATGGATGAAGTGGACGTCAGATTGATAAAGAGATAGCTTGTCTGGTGGCTACTCTAATCCAACTCTGAAACATGAAACATCTGTGAGGCTTTAAATGAGAACGCGAGTGGGTTTGGGTGGGCGCTCCTTcgccagcagagggcgctgcGGTTCAGGCCACAGTCAGCAGAGTGACGATGGTGCGAGGGTCATCCGTCAAGACAGGAACCAAGAGCCCTGAGGACTGAGCTAGAGGCTTCTCCTCAGCACTGTGTTTCTGATATTCTGCTCTCACTGCTTTAGGTATCTGCTACCTCATCTCATTCACCATGCCCCCCCAGTCCCACCCAACTAACGCCAGAATCCCCACAACCACAGCCTCCTACTCTAACAGCACCTCTGCTCCCTACTCCATCATCCCTGACTTCATTTCTCAACTCCTGGACAAAATCCCTTGTGAGTACACCAGCATCCTCTTACTGACCTCGCTAAACCCTCTGGCCTGGGTTCTGCCTCCGTCTGCCTCTACTACATtcatctgcctctgtctgcctctctctacctTCATCTGCCTCCTTTCTGCCTCCACCTGCCTCTTACCGCCCTGGTACTTTGTCTGGGATGGAACACTGTATGGGCACCTGTTCCATCCCATCAGATCTAATTCCACGTCAAGCGCACATTTCTTCCCTCTCAATTTTCACTTGTTACAAGTTTATCTCTGCTTAATCCTACCGGCTTTTCTGCTGCCTCATGCTTGTCGTGCGTGTCATAGCGAGACACTTCTGTGCTGGATCTCAGGTCGGTAGTGAGGCACAAGTCTTTTTTTGAAACTCTGCTTgttcttgactctctctgtctccgtcgcAGTGCCAAGATGGGCGATCTATACAATCGCTGCTGTGATCCTCTTCTTGTTTCTGGTCTGTATTTTGTGTATCTGTGCCAAATGCTGCTGCAAGAGTAAGAGGAAACAAAAGAAGAAAGACAATATGGATCTGAAAGGCCTGAAGGAAACCTCAACTTCTGCACTGGTGAGTGAGTTACGTTCTCTATGTGCAAGAACGTTCTACGGGTTTTGTCGTGTTGTAAGAGTAGTCTAGAAACTGTATGAATTGTTTGGTTGGGGATCTGCGTGGAGTGAGTGTGATTGGCTGGTTACAGTAGTAACTCCTGTTGATCTGCGAGGAGTGAGTGTGATTGGCTGGTTAAAGTAGTAACTCCTGTTGATCTGCGAGGAGTGAGTGTGATTGGCTGGTTACAGTAGTAACTCCTGTTGATCTGCGAGGAGTGAGTGTGATTGGCTGGTTAAAGTAGTAACTCCTGTTGATCTGCGAGGAGTGAGTGTGATTGGCTGGTTACAGTAGTAACTCCTGTTGATCTGCGAGGAGTGAGTGTGATTGGCTGGTTACAGTAGTAACTCCTGTTGATCTGCGAGGAGTGAGTGTGATTGGCTGGTTACAGTAGTAACTCCTGTTGATCTGCGAGGAGTGAGTGTGATTGGCTGGTTACAGTAGTAACTCCTGTTAACGGGCAGGTCCAGCCTGGGGCAGATGAGGCGGTCTACGGATCGACCAAGGAACCAAGAGGACAGCTGCTCTACTCTCTGGAATACAACTCACCCcaatcagaggtcaggggtcacggcTGGTGAcactgtggtggggggggttcaTCACGCAACACAGGAGTGGCAAAAGAGTCACCGCTGTTCTATCAAATGTTGCATTTCTGTGTCTGGTTTCTCATGTGTTTGCTGGCCTGGAGCTCCATCTGAAGCTGCCTGGTTCTCTTGCAGCTCACTGTGGGGATAAAAGAAGCCAGAGGGTTGAAAGCCATGGACACGGGGGGAACTTCTGACCCTTATGTCAAGGTCTACATCAGCCCCTCCAAGTCTAAAACATGCGAGACCAGGGTCTTTAGGAAGACACTGAACCCAGTTTTCAATGAACTCTTTACATTTAAGGTACTGTTCAGTTCATTTAGTTGTGTTTTGATTCATCACATACATTGTACATAACATATAAATACTACTCAAATTGTTTAATGGACAAGACGAATTGTTAATTTTCTGTTTTGCTTGGTTTACTCAGTTTAATGTCCAGTTCATCTGTAATTACTGCTAATGTCAGACTCGTATTTAATGCTCAGGTCCCCATGTCAGAGCTTAATGAGTGCACAGCAGTCATGCAGGTCTTTGACTTCAACAAGTTCACCAAACACTGCATCATAGGGGAGATCCGGTTACAGCTCAACACCGTCGACTGGAATCACGTCATCGAGGAATGGAAAGATCTGATGGAGGCGTCCAAGTTTGATGTTCGAAACTTTATCTTTTCCTCAAAAGAATATCCTGCATTTTAACACTACACTTCCAAGATTTTCTGAGGCTGccaattgaaattgtattataAACAAATCTAAGTAAGACTGTGGCTGCACGTTTTCTGCTGTCATCAATAACTGTAAGTCATAGACTATGCATGTGCATATGGATGGCTCTTCTGCTGTTATGATTACAGAACGAGAACCTGGGAGAGATATGTTTCTCCTTGCGCTACGTCCCAACTGCCAGCAAGCTAACTGTTGTCATCCTAGAGGCCAAAAACCTCAAGTCTATGGATCCAGGCGGGTCATCAGGTCAGTTCTTCTGTAGCCTGCCTCTTCCAGGCGGTTGCTTGGTGACACTGATGCCACAGAGGATGCTAGGCTCATAGATTGTTAAAAATAATTAAAGGAAATATCAATTAGCGTTCCTTTTAAATAACTGTTTATTTTTCTTATTCTGGGTATTGGCAAATCACTTGAATGACTCATTTAATAGGCCTATGGGCCTACTTGTTAAAGTGACCTGTCAAAACAACCTTCCCGTCTGTGTTTAGATCCTTACGTGAAAGTGCAACTCACTTTAGATAAGAAGAAGtggaagagaaagaagacaTCGGTGAAGAAGAACACTCTGAATCCCTACTTCAACGAGTCATTTAACTTTGAGGTTTCGTTTAATCAAATCAAAGTGAGTAGTACAGTAGGTTGGAGTGAACCCAAAATAGGTTCACGGACACACTGGTGCAAAATCTGCCAAATTCAGCATGAGAGTAACTGTCCTGTTCTCGGATGTTTGTCCAGAGGGTTCATCTGGTGATCGCCGTATGGGACTACGACAAGATGACGCGAAATGACGCTATCGGCAAGATCTTTCTGGGATGCGACGCGTCAGGGAACCAGCTGAGACACTGGGCAGACATGCTTTCCAACCCTCGCAGGCCAGTGGCTCAGTGGCACACGCTCCTGTCAGCCCAGCAGGTGGACAGCACCCTGGCTCTCAAACGCACCATCAAGATCCCGTTTACAGATAAGAGCTACTAGACAATGGTTACCGGTAGCCTACTATTTACGCTTACATACCATACTGACATGTCAATAATATATGCTTCCAGGTTAATTTCAAATGAGTTATTAACAAGCTGTTTTTGTATATTGGAAATGATTGAATTTAGTATACTTTTTCCATTTCCAACACTTTTTTATAGTCCTTTATACTGAATACTGCTTTAATTGTACAGACACTGAATTAGAATGCTCCTGAATGAAGACATTCCGTACCAATTTCCATGCATTAACCTTCCCTTTCAAATTGGTGTTAGGAAGATGCCCTTTCTGCACTTTTATAACACTGCCCCTAAAGATTTGAAATAAATTAGTCTGCAATTAATTGATTCTATTTGCACATTACCTGACCTATCTCAAGTGCTCGACACAGCAGCTTTCTGCTCCCCTGCGACAGCAGGAACACAGGGTACTCATAATAACCACCACAGCAGGAACACTGGGGAGTCATAATAACCACCACAGCAGGAACACAGGGGAGTCATAATAACCACAGCACGAACACAGGGGAGTCATAACCAGCACAGCAGTGTCAgctagacacacacaagcctgcacCTTGTTCACCTAAGTAGCATGGGTCCTCCTGGtactgacaacaacaacaacaggtttCCCTACTTCAGCACCTAATCATCCTCATCAATACCTCCTCATTAGGATTCTGAGATCCTGAAAGGGCCCTATCTGGAAAGATGACTCTCAGGGGGTGCTGCTTACGTCAGCCTtattaaatatacattttagaTGACATCCTACAAAAGGCTCATGTTGTGCAGCTTATAAAGCAGTAAGATTACAAGATGCAATGCAAGTAAAGCAGCTTTTATCAAATGCACTTAAATTTTTAGTGTCCTAAGGGAAACAGAGTAGATTTGGCGTCCATGAGCACTGCTTCCATGATGGGGGAAGTGGCTAGGCTCAGGTTCCATGAACAGGAAGGGTTTAGGACCCAGTGAGGGCTCCAGGGACCGTAGGTCATGACTCAGTGTGCTGTGAACTCACCCTGCTCTGATCGTCCCGCTGTGGAGCCTGTTCTGAACAGGCCCATGACAGAGCCACCCCTGGGTGACCTGAGGTGAAACAGGAGGAGGATCAAACAGCCGGCAGGGGCCTGCAACCTTACCAGCTTCATCCAGTCAGAACCAGAAAGAGCTGTTTAGATCATAGGATTTAGATACATGAAACCAGACCAAAAAAGTCAGTAAGAGAGTCATTAGAATACAAATAAAGATTCTGATGTTAGTGCTGTGTCCTACTGTCATAATGTTATCCACAATCTTAGGCTCTGTCTCCAGCTCACGGTAAATGTCGTTTTAAGCAGGTAGCCTGTGTTTAGACACATCCCCGTTCAGCAGCCCAGGGTTagtgacagagacagggagaataGGCAGAGAGGACAGGCCCCACAAGGCCACTGTCTTGGCAACAGGCTGGTCAGGACATCTTCAGCTGTTGAGCAGACTTACTGATGCACTTCTTGTACCTGAAAATGAATAGTTAAGCAGCTTGGGTTCTTTGAGATGTAAATGACACCACTTACCCAGTGTGTTTATCTCCTAGCATTAATGTCCACTAGACAAGATTATATCCCGATGTCTGTTTTAATCTCTTGGCTGTTTTTCCCTTGCTAGGTTTTCTGGTGAGTGTAACAGGGTAGTAAGAAATAAGACAATTATGAAGAAAGCTGCATTTTCTACCCAGACGATGAAGAAGCGTTATGTAAAATCAGGATGGCACCTGACATGCTTGAGTATTAAAATACCACAAATGCTATTTTTAGATATTCAAAAGAATCGCAAAAGGTTGCCTTTGTTAACACACATTATAATATGAGGTTCACTTCACTGATACCAGATGTGTCAATAGCTTCTGTGTTTGCACAGTGGCATCATCTGACAGGGGCAGTACAGGGCTGTCCAATTAAAGCCTGTCTCATCTTGTGTAGGGTAGCTTATACTGCAACCTACAACCAGCTTAGTCTGTGATCCCGGGAAATTAGAAGATACTAAATACCTACCTGGTACCTGCAATAATTTATCACCATCAACATAGGTGAGTTTTATGAGCTTTCTAAACAAGTGACATAGTCTTGTGTCTCTCCATGATGATAATTGTATGCTTTGTTGCATTCAACTGAACCATTTTGGATGAGATAGGCAACTAAGATAACTTGATGGTTAACTCGCTGTGATGAAAACCCAATTTACTGTGTGGTGAGTCTGGTGACATGAACAGAATGGAATAGTAGTTTCCTTGATTCATAATTTTGTTCTTTTTCCTTCACACAGTTTGTGTAGAACAATTATTTTAGGAACTGTAAGCATTTTAAAAGGCAAACATCACTTTTTTTGCCGACAATACGCGAGGTGAACACAACCAGACAGATCACATTCACCCCAATTTCGGTCATCGTGATGTTGAGGGGAGATGCGTTCACGTGCGCTTCACAGTGCTGCAGAGCGAGACCAGTGGATGGCCCGGGCTCGTGCTACCGTACGCTCCTCCTTCGGTCGCGGAGCTAGTAGTAGCAGCTATGGACTCTACTGTGTTACCGAGAGGGTTTCCACAGGTGTGGTTTAAAAGTTTGGCTCTGTTACTTGACAACAGATCGCCATTAAACTAGCAAGCCAGACAGCGAGCTAGTTAGTTATAATGCAGCAAAGACAGCTCATCTGGATGAGCAGTACGtagtagctaactagctaggtCTAGCTAGGTATCATTAAGAGATTTCAGCAACATTTCGAGAAAATGCTGAATTATCTGGTAACGTTGTCAAGCTTTATTATTATAGGCTGACATCATTCACAGTTAGTACGCGTGTAATGACTCAATCCATTCACTAGTAGTGTGTAGTTTGCTGTCAATCTCGCAAGATAGCCAGCCTAGCATTGTAGCATGAACTTCATAGACAACAAGCCAGCGACGAGCTTTCTAGCTAACTGCTCATTATGAGTCATACGTATTTGCAAGTCCTGGCCACGAACGAGTTGTCATtcctctgtttttgtgtgtggtaTAC
Proteins encoded in this region:
- the syt8 gene encoding synaptotagmin VIII isoform X2, which translates into the protein MPRWAIYTIAAVILFLFLVCILCICAKCCCKSKRKQKKKDNMDLKGLKETSTSALVQPGADEAVYGSTKEPRGQLLYSLEYNSPQSELTVGIKEARGLKAMDTGGTSDPYVKVYISPSKSKTCETRVFRKTLNPVFNELFTFKVPMSELNECTAVMQVFDFNKFTKHCIIGEIRLQLNTVDWNHVIEEWKDLMEASKFDNENLGEICFSLRYVPTASKLTVVILEAKNLKSMDPGGSSDPYVKVQLTLDKKKWKRKKTSVKKNTLNPYFNESFNFEVSFNQIKRVHLVIAVWDYDKMTRNDAIGKIFLGCDASGNQLRHWADMLSNPRRPVAQWHTLLSAQQVDSTLALKRTIKIPFTDKSY
- the syt8 gene encoding synaptotagmin VIII isoform X1; its protein translation is MPPQSHPTNARIPTTTASYSNSTSAPYSIIPDFISQLLDKIPLPRWAIYTIAAVILFLFLVCILCICAKCCCKSKRKQKKKDNMDLKGLKETSTSALVQPGADEAVYGSTKEPRGQLLYSLEYNSPQSELTVGIKEARGLKAMDTGGTSDPYVKVYISPSKSKTCETRVFRKTLNPVFNELFTFKVPMSELNECTAVMQVFDFNKFTKHCIIGEIRLQLNTVDWNHVIEEWKDLMEASKFDNENLGEICFSLRYVPTASKLTVVILEAKNLKSMDPGGSSDPYVKVQLTLDKKKWKRKKTSVKKNTLNPYFNESFNFEVSFNQIKRVHLVIAVWDYDKMTRNDAIGKIFLGCDASGNQLRHWADMLSNPRRPVAQWHTLLSAQQVDSTLALKRTIKIPFTDKSY